In Pseudomonas lutea, the genomic stretch TGGTGGCCGGTGTCGATGCCGACCACGTCCATCAGGTACGCCGGGCCCATCGGCCAGCCGAATTTTTCCATGACTTTGTCGATGCGCACGAAGTCCACGCCAGCGCTGACCAGCTTGGCGAAGCCGCCGAAATACGGGAACAGGATGCGGTTGACCAGAAAGCCCGGGCAGTCGTTGACCACGATCGGGTTCTTGCCCATCTTTTTGGCATAGGCCACGGTGGTCGCCACCGCGACTTCGCTGGACTTCTCGCCACGGATGACCTCAACCAGCGGCATCATGTGCACCGGGTTGAAGAAGTGCATGCCGACGAAGTTTTCCGGACGCTTGAGGGCTTTGGCCAGCAAGCTGATGGAGATGGTCGAGGTGTTGGAGGCCAGAATCGTGTCCTCGCCCACCTGTGCTTCCACTTCAGCCAGAACGGCCTGCTTGACCTTCGGGTTTTCGACCACGGCCTCAACGACGAGGTCAACGGTGCCGAAATCGCCGTAAGACAACGTAGGACGAATCGCATTAAGCGCTTCGGCCATCTTCGCGCTGGTGAGGCGGCCCTTTTCGACACGCTTGCCCAGCAGCTTGGACGCTTCGCCCAGGCCCAGTGCGATGGCCTCTTCACGGATGTCCTTCATCAGGATCGGCGTGCCTTTGACCGCCGACTGATAGGCAATACCGCCACCCATGATGCCGGCGCCCAACACGGCGGCCTGCTTCACGTCCTTGGCGACCTGGTCATAAACCTTGGCTTTCTTTTTCAGTTCCTGATCATTCAGGAACAGACCGATCAAGCTCGCGGCGGCCGATGTCTTGGCCATTTTCACGAAACCGGCAGCTTCCACTTCCAACGCTTTTTCGCGACCGAAGTTGGCGGCTTTCTGGATGGTCTTGATGGCTTCGACAGGCGCCGGGTAATTCGGCCCGGCCTGGCCTGCCACGAAACCTTTGGCGGTCTCGAAGGCCATCATTTGCTCGATTGCATTGAGCTTGAGCTTGTCCAGCTTGGGCTGACGCTTCGCCTTGAAATCGAACTCGCCGGAAATGGCGCGCTTGATCAGATCCAGCGCGGCCTCCTGAAGCTTCTGCGGCGCGACCACTGCATCGACAGCGCCCACTTTGAGCGCATCTTCAGCGGTGTTGTCTTTGCCCGAAGCGATCCACTCGACGGCGTTGTCGACGCCGATCAGACGCGGCAAGCGAACCGTGCCGCCGAAACCCGGATAGATGCCGAGCTTCACTTCAGGCAGCCCGACTTTGGCGGTGGCGGACATGACGCGGAAATCAGCCGCCAGGCACATTTCCAGGCCGCCGCCGAGTGCGATGCCGTTAATCGCAGCGAGGGTTGGCACATTGAGGTCTTCAAACGCGCTGAAGATCTTGTTGGCTTCCAGATTGCCCGCAACGAGCTCGGCGTCCGGCAGCTTGAAGTTATCGACGAATTCGGTGATATCGGCGCCGACGATGAACACGTCCTTGCCGCTGGTGACGATGACGCCCTTGATCGTGCTGTCGGCCTTGATGGCTTCGATGGCCTGACTCAGGTCGTTGAGGGTGAGACGGTTGAACTTGTTGACGGACTCACCCTTGAGGTCGAATTGCAATTCGACGATGCCACTTTCAAGAGCCTTAACCGTGATGGCTTTACCTTCGTAAATCATCAACTGATCTCCACGATATGGAAGCTGAACAATACGTGTCAGACGCTGGGATCCGGCGAAACTCAAGACGTTTCCGTCGAGGCGAACACCAATCGCCAGGCACCCCGTCGACTCGGTTCGAGCGCGAAAAAGGAGCGGTTTTATGACAAACGCTCAATTCATACGCCCGTTTGATTTGGGTGCGGCTACCTTCGGCCATATTCCAGCAATTGTCAATTCGACAGGCAGCGGGCAAAACAGGCAAATCGCAGGTAAAAAATGCGTCTGATACGACGCCATTCAAGAGCCTGATCGTCTGCCGAGCCCTTTGAACGAGTCAGATGCAGGCACAAGCAAGGCGTGGCGATGGAGGAAAAGATCAGCAGACAAATGCACCATTAAGGTCTACATTCAGTTCGCTGCGCCTCAATGCGGGTCGTTTCGACCGTCGCAACGTCGAAGTGAGCGTAACGGGTAGGCGGCATTGCACCGCACCCAACATGAATTACGGCCTGCCTGGCCAACCCCGGCCC encodes the following:
- the fadB gene encoding fatty acid oxidation complex subunit alpha FadB, encoding MIYEGKAITVKALESGIVELQFDLKGESVNKFNRLTLNDLSQAIEAIKADSTIKGVIVTSGKDVFIVGADITEFVDNFKLPDAELVAGNLEANKIFSAFEDLNVPTLAAINGIALGGGLEMCLAADFRVMSATAKVGLPEVKLGIYPGFGGTVRLPRLIGVDNAVEWIASGKDNTAEDALKVGAVDAVVAPQKLQEAALDLIKRAISGEFDFKAKRQPKLDKLKLNAIEQMMAFETAKGFVAGQAGPNYPAPVEAIKTIQKAANFGREKALEVEAAGFVKMAKTSAAASLIGLFLNDQELKKKAKVYDQVAKDVKQAAVLGAGIMGGGIAYQSAVKGTPILMKDIREEAIALGLGEASKLLGKRVEKGRLTSAKMAEALNAIRPTLSYGDFGTVDLVVEAVVENPKVKQAVLAEVEAQVGEDTILASNTSTISISLLAKALKRPENFVGMHFFNPVHMMPLVEVIRGEKSSEVAVATTVAYAKKMGKNPIVVNDCPGFLVNRILFPYFGGFAKLVSAGVDFVRIDKVMEKFGWPMGPAYLMDVVGIDTGHHGRDVMAEGFPDRMKDDRRTAVDALYDANRLGQKNGKGFYVYETDKKGKPKKVVDASVLEVLKPVIYEQREVSDEDIINWMMIPLCLETVRCLEDGIVDSAAEADMGLIYGIGFPPFRGGALRYIDSIGVAEFVALADQYADLGALYHPTAKLREMAKTGQRFFG